A DNA window from Legionella sp. MW5194 contains the following coding sequences:
- a CDS encoding patatin-like phospholipase family protein, whose product MARKHSKKNHSPHHKRALCLINQPEKTTGSKQTYERIACVFQGGGALGAYQVGAFRAIHERGYCPNFLAGVSIGAINSAIIAGNAKEQQVDKLMEFWETIVPQLWFDGLVNFQDVEYIHHMYNQMGAWHSVFHGLEGFFTPRLFPPHFLSKDTPDYLSYYDTSPLQATLEKIIDFDRINDKKVTLCLGAVNITSGEMEFFNNQKMEITPAHVMASGALPPGFPAIKIGEDYFWDGGIYANTPLVTVLDALPEQDTLCFVVDCFSLKGRLPQAMDQLEERQKDIRYASHSRRLTNVYTSRQNLQAAIEYLGRKLPESVKQDPEVKKILDLGHSKRFSVVHIIYSGTPYSHSFKDYNFSRAAIDFRLKTGYHNAIDVLNNPEWENKSNKTLACSIYGVTADYFDQH is encoded by the coding sequence ATGGCGCGAAAGCATAGCAAAAAAAATCACTCACCCCATCATAAACGTGCGCTTTGCCTGATTAACCAACCTGAAAAAACCACAGGCAGCAAGCAGACTTATGAACGAATCGCCTGTGTATTTCAGGGCGGCGGCGCATTAGGCGCTTATCAAGTCGGCGCCTTCCGAGCAATTCATGAGCGAGGTTACTGCCCCAATTTCCTTGCCGGTGTTTCCATTGGCGCCATTAACAGTGCCATCATTGCCGGAAATGCCAAAGAACAGCAGGTGGACAAATTAATGGAATTCTGGGAAACCATCGTGCCCCAGTTATGGTTTGACGGTCTGGTCAATTTTCAGGATGTGGAATACATCCACCACATGTACAATCAAATGGGTGCCTGGCATTCCGTTTTCCATGGACTGGAAGGATTTTTTACACCCCGCTTGTTTCCACCCCATTTTCTCTCCAAAGACACCCCCGACTATCTCAGCTACTACGACACGAGCCCGTTGCAGGCCACCCTGGAGAAGATCATTGATTTTGATCGCATCAATGATAAAAAAGTAACCCTCTGTCTTGGCGCGGTCAACATTACGTCGGGTGAAATGGAATTTTTCAACAACCAGAAGATGGAAATCACGCCTGCGCACGTTATGGCCAGCGGCGCCCTGCCGCCGGGTTTTCCTGCCATTAAAATTGGCGAGGATTATTTTTGGGACGGCGGTATTTATGCCAACACCCCGTTAGTGACTGTCCTTGATGCGCTGCCTGAACAGGATACTCTCTGCTTTGTGGTGGATTGTTTCAGTCTCAAGGGGCGTTTGCCGCAAGCCATGGATCAACTGGAAGAACGGCAAAAAGACATTCGTTATGCCAGCCACTCCCGGCGCTTAACCAACGTGTACACCAGCCGGCAGAATTTACAGGCGGCCATTGAATACCTGGGCCGTAAACTGCCCGAATCGGTCAAACAGGATCCCGAAGTGAAAAAAATTTTGGATTTGGGGCACAGCAAACGTTTCAGCGTGGTTCATATCATTTACAGCGGTACCCCTTATTCGCACTCGTTTAAGGATTATAATTTCTCACGCGCGGCCATCGATTTTCGTTTAAAAACCGGTTATCACAATGCCATTGATGTTCTGAATAATCCAGAATGGGAAAATAAATCGAACAAAACCTTGGCCTGTTCGATCTATGGGGTAACAGCCGACTATTTCGATCAGCATTAA
- the radA gene encoding DNA repair protein RadA gives MKTKTRFVCNHCGAVFSQWAGQCTQCGVWNGVTEESVASGGRTSRLGHYANQRSAVTAVEEVVMHTEVRMDCGLSELNRVLGGGLVDGSVVLIGGDPGIGKSTLLIQTLANLSQEHNVLYVTGEESLQQVAMRARRLQLPLAGLRLLAETQVETIIDHARKEMPRILVVDSVQTIFTDSITSAPGGVSQVRESAAQLVRFAKMTNTAVFLVGHVTKEGALAGPRVLEHMVDTVLYFEGQSDSRFRVIRAIKNRFGAVNELGIFAMTDRGLKEVANPSAIFLSRQPETTPGSAVMVTWEGSRPMLVEVQALVDEAHGQQAKRITAGLEHNRLAILLAVLHRHGGVATFDQDVFINVVGGVKVTETGSDLALLAAVVSSLRNKAVDRETIVFGEVGLAGEIRPVQSGQERLREAAKHGFKRAIIPLANAPKQPLSMEVIAVKHLQEVLAQL, from the coding sequence ATGAAAACAAAAACCCGATTTGTATGCAATCACTGTGGGGCGGTGTTCTCGCAATGGGCTGGGCAATGCACCCAGTGCGGTGTCTGGAACGGGGTAACGGAAGAAAGCGTCGCCTCAGGGGGACGCACCAGCAGACTGGGTCATTATGCTAATCAGCGTTCCGCCGTCACGGCCGTGGAGGAGGTGGTGATGCATACCGAAGTGCGTATGGATTGCGGTTTATCCGAATTGAATCGGGTCTTGGGCGGCGGACTGGTGGATGGTTCAGTGGTGTTAATCGGCGGCGATCCGGGCATTGGCAAATCCACTCTGCTTATTCAGACGCTGGCCAATTTGTCACAGGAACACAATGTCCTTTATGTGACCGGGGAAGAATCGCTGCAGCAGGTCGCCATGCGGGCACGGCGTTTGCAATTGCCTCTGGCCGGTTTACGTCTTCTGGCTGAAACCCAGGTGGAAACCATCATTGATCATGCGAGAAAGGAAATGCCCCGCATTCTGGTGGTGGATTCCGTGCAGACCATCTTTACTGATTCCATTACTTCCGCACCCGGGGGGGTAAGTCAGGTGCGCGAATCAGCAGCGCAACTGGTGCGTTTTGCCAAAATGACCAATACCGCTGTTTTTCTGGTTGGGCATGTGACAAAAGAGGGGGCATTGGCAGGGCCTCGGGTTCTGGAGCACATGGTTGATACTGTGCTTTATTTTGAGGGGCAGAGCGACAGCCGTTTCCGTGTGATCCGCGCCATTAAAAACCGTTTTGGCGCTGTCAATGAGCTGGGTATTTTTGCCATGACTGATCGCGGATTAAAAGAAGTGGCCAATCCCTCGGCCATTTTCTTATCCCGCCAACCGGAAACAACACCGGGCAGTGCGGTCATGGTTACCTGGGAGGGGTCGCGTCCCATGCTGGTGGAGGTTCAGGCACTGGTGGATGAGGCACATGGCCAACAGGCTAAACGCATCACTGCCGGCCTGGAACACAACCGCCTGGCCATTCTGCTGGCGGTGCTGCACCGTCATGGTGGCGTGGCGACTTTTGATCAGGATGTGTTTATTAATGTCGTCGGCGGGGTAAAGGTCACCGAAACCGGCAGTGATTTGGCCTTACTAGCGGCCGTGGTTTCCAGTTTACGCAACAAAGCGGTTGACCGGGAAACCATTGTTTTCGGCGAAGTGGGGTTAGCGGGTGAGATTAGGCCGGTGCAAAGCGGGCAGGAACGCCTGCGTGAGGCGGCGAAGCATGGGTTTAAGCGCGCCATCATTCCATTGGCTAACGCGCCAAAACAACCCCTGTCCATGGAAGTCATTGCCGTGAAACACCTGCAGGAAGTCCTGGCGCAGTTGTAA